In Hahella sp. KA22, one genomic interval encodes:
- a CDS encoding tripartite tricarboxylate transporter permease, with translation METLNFLMQGFAVALTPENLMFALLGCFLGTLIGALPGLGPANGVAILIPLAFTLGLKPETALIMLTSVYAGAMYGGRISSILLNIPGDEPAMMTCLDGYPMAQGGRAAEALAISAVASFIGSVIATIGLILLAPWLAKFALTFGPAEYFALFVLAFATLGGITGKNPVKTILAAAIGLMMATVGIDMNTGVQRFTFNTLELYEGVDFIILIVGLFAISELLFFIEAHAGEGRKMIAMNKLKMKWKDFTAVFPTSLRGSVIGFLAGVLPGAGASLGSFVSYTLEKRILGKKAKFGEGDPRGVAAPEAGNNAAANGALVPMLTLGVPGSGTTAVLLAMLISMNITPGPLMFQQHGDIVWGVIAALLIGNLMLLLLNIPLVGVFVKLLSVPPKYLLPIVTMVAFVGVYSISHSVFDLYFMIFFGVLGYVLRKVEIPLVPVILGTLLGPEMEKNLRHAMTLSDGDWSILWSSGLSITLWIVAGVGLIAPYVIGPILRKRMKGVDHEVDEAVTAD, from the coding sequence ATGGAAACCTTGAACTTTCTGATGCAGGGCTTTGCTGTCGCCCTGACGCCGGAAAACTTGATGTTCGCGCTCCTCGGCTGCTTCCTGGGCACCCTGATTGGCGCGCTGCCGGGATTGGGCCCCGCCAATGGCGTGGCGATCCTGATCCCGTTGGCGTTCACCCTCGGGCTGAAACCGGAAACGGCCTTGATCATGCTGACCTCGGTGTACGCCGGGGCCATGTATGGCGGACGCATTTCGTCGATTCTGCTGAATATTCCCGGCGACGAGCCGGCGATGATGACCTGTCTGGACGGCTATCCCATGGCGCAAGGCGGCAGAGCCGCGGAAGCGCTGGCGATTTCCGCAGTAGCCTCCTTTATCGGCAGCGTGATCGCGACGATCGGCTTGATTCTGCTGGCGCCCTGGCTGGCGAAATTCGCCCTGACCTTTGGGCCGGCTGAATACTTCGCGCTCTTTGTGCTGGCGTTCGCCACCCTGGGCGGCATCACCGGCAAGAACCCGGTGAAGACGATTCTGGCGGCGGCCATAGGCTTGATGATGGCGACGGTGGGCATCGACATGAACACCGGCGTGCAGCGCTTCACCTTCAACACACTGGAGCTGTATGAAGGCGTTGACTTCATCATTCTGATCGTCGGTCTGTTCGCTATCTCTGAACTGCTGTTTTTCATCGAAGCGCATGCTGGCGAAGGCCGCAAGATGATTGCGATGAACAAGCTGAAAATGAAGTGGAAAGACTTCACCGCTGTCTTCCCGACATCGCTGCGCGGCAGCGTTATCGGCTTCCTGGCTGGGGTTCTGCCCGGCGCGGGCGCCTCATTGGGCAGCTTCGTCAGCTATACCCTGGAAAAACGCATTCTGGGCAAGAAGGCCAAATTCGGTGAAGGCGACCCTCGCGGCGTGGCTGCGCCGGAAGCGGGCAATAACGCCGCCGCCAATGGCGCGCTGGTGCCCATGCTGACCCTGGGCGTGCCTGGCAGCGGCACCACTGCTGTTCTGCTGGCGATGTTGATTTCCATGAACATCACACCAGGCCCGCTGATGTTCCAGCAGCATGGCGACATTGTCTGGGGCGTTATCGCCGCACTGCTAATCGGCAACCTGATGCTGCTGTTGCTCAACATTCCGCTGGTCGGCGTGTTCGTGAAACTGCTGTCGGTGCCGCCCAAATACCTGTTGCCGATTGTCACCATGGTCGCTTTTGTTGGCGTCTATTCAATCAGCCACAGTGTGTTTGATCTGTACTTTATGATTTTCTTCGGCGTGCTCGGCTATGTTCTGCGCAAAGTCGAAATCCCACTGGTCCCGGTTATTCTGGGAACCTTGCTGGGGCCGGAGATGGAGAAAAACCTGCGTCACGCCATGACGTTGTCGGACGGCGACTGGAGCATCCTTTGGAGCAGCGGTCTGTCCATCACGCTTTGGATTGTCGCTGGAGTGGGTCTTATCGCTCCCTACGTTATCGGTCCTATTTTGCGCAAGCGCATGAAAGGCGTCGATCACGAAGTGGACGAGGCGGTCACCGCCGATTGA
- a CDS encoding tripartite tricarboxylate transporter TctB family protein, whose translation MNDRIFGLVMLVLAIAYGWGAYQLPEPFGGNESVGPETFPILLSVVLGLSSLYLMLRPDPDNHWPWNRTGAEMVVAVVVLTLYGVLLEPLGFIITTTLAVGTLSWRMGARKFPAYMSGLIGGVVVFVLFNYVLELPLPLGVLEVS comes from the coding sequence ATGAATGACCGTATTTTCGGTTTAGTGATGCTCGTCCTGGCCATAGCCTATGGCTGGGGCGCGTATCAACTGCCCGAGCCCTTCGGCGGCAATGAATCGGTCGGACCCGAGACCTTCCCGATTCTCCTGTCGGTAGTGCTTGGTCTAAGCAGTCTTTATCTGATGCTGCGTCCCGACCCGGACAATCACTGGCCCTGGAACCGCACCGGCGCTGAAATGGTGGTGGCGGTGGTAGTGCTGACGCTGTATGGCGTGTTGCTGGAGCCGCTGGGCTTCATCATTACCACGACGCTGGCGGTCGGCACCCTGAGCTGGCGCATGGGCGCCCGCAAGTTCCCGGCCTATATGTCCGGCCTGATTGGCGGCGTAGTGGTGTTCGTGTTGTTCAACTACGTGCTTGAATTGCCGTTGCCGCTGGGCGTACTGGAGGTAAGCTGA
- a CDS encoding tripartite tricarboxylate transporter substrate binding protein: MTIRTPIKMLVAAALTVSATLTMAYEPKGKVECIAPADPGGGWDFTCRSVGNVMEELKLVPGSVQTINMAGAGGGVAFAHTVSKRKNDQNLVVAASTATTTRLAQGQYPGMNAEMVNWIGAIGADYGVIAVSKNSPYKSLSDLMAALKQDPRSVKFAGGSANGGWDHLKVLISAKAAGVTNLPKISYLSYNNGGEAMTQVVGGHVDAFTGDITEVQGFFESGDLRVLAVLSEDRLPGKFATIPTAREQGIESVAPNWRGFYIPGGAPADVKEYWTAAIDKIYASEQWKSLMEKNGLMPFHKSGAEFNNFVKAQISDIQALSKEIGLIR; encoded by the coding sequence ATGACAATCAGAACTCCGATTAAAATGCTTGTGGCCGCCGCGCTGACCGTCAGCGCTACTCTGACCATGGCCTACGAACCTAAAGGCAAAGTTGAATGTATCGCTCCTGCAGATCCTGGCGGCGGCTGGGACTTCACCTGTCGTAGCGTCGGCAACGTGATGGAGGAACTGAAGTTAGTTCCCGGCAGCGTACAGACCATTAACATGGCGGGCGCAGGCGGCGGCGTCGCATTCGCGCATACCGTCAGCAAGCGCAAGAATGACCAGAATCTGGTGGTCGCCGCGTCCACCGCCACCACAACCCGTCTGGCCCAGGGTCAGTATCCCGGCATGAACGCGGAAATGGTTAACTGGATTGGCGCAATCGGCGCGGATTATGGCGTTATCGCGGTATCCAAAAACTCTCCTTATAAAAGTCTGAGCGATCTGATGGCGGCGCTGAAACAAGATCCGCGCTCCGTTAAATTCGCAGGCGGCAGCGCCAACGGCGGCTGGGATCACCTGAAAGTGCTGATCAGCGCGAAGGCTGCTGGCGTCACCAATCTGCCGAAAATCTCTTACCTGTCCTACAACAACGGCGGCGAAGCCATGACTCAGGTCGTAGGCGGTCACGTTGACGCGTTCACCGGCGACATCACTGAGGTGCAGGGCTTCTTCGAATCCGGTGACCTGCGCGTATTGGCGGTGCTGTCTGAAGATCGCCTGCCAGGTAAATTCGCGACTATTCCTACCGCTCGCGAGCAGGGCATCGAGTCCGTCGCTCCTAACTGGCGCGGTTTCTACATCCCTGGCGGCGCGCCGGCTGATGTAAAAGAGTACTGGACCGCCGCCATCGACAAGATCTACGCCAGCGAGCAGTGGAAATCCTTGATGGAGAAAAATGGACTGATGCCGTTCCACAAAAGCGGCGCTGAATTCAACAATTTCGTGAAAGCGCAAATCTCGGACATCCAAGCGCTTTCTAAAGAAATTGGCTTGATCCGTTAA
- a CDS encoding response regulator transcription factor, producing MHILVVEDSELLGESIQARLQKMGHGVDWVNNGRQANGLLQHQQFDLIILDLNLPELGGEQILSELRKRKDTTPVLILTAREQVDDRIKLLDAGADDYLTKPFDFGELEARCRVLMRRNQGFSSNLSRHGNLSFDRSAKAVYVNEEKLDLKNREFRLLEVFLGHLGRVMSKEELADRLFAFDESPGPNAIELYIARLRKKLAESSVQIRTLRGLGYLAECDDD from the coding sequence ATGCATATCCTTGTTGTAGAAGATTCTGAATTGCTGGGTGAATCCATCCAGGCGCGGCTGCAGAAAATGGGCCACGGCGTGGACTGGGTTAACAACGGACGCCAGGCCAACGGTTTGTTGCAGCACCAGCAATTCGATCTGATCATTCTCGACCTCAACCTGCCTGAACTGGGCGGTGAGCAGATTCTATCGGAGCTGCGCAAACGCAAAGACACCACGCCGGTGTTGATTCTCACCGCCCGCGAACAGGTGGATGATCGCATCAAACTGCTCGACGCCGGCGCCGACGACTACCTCACCAAGCCCTTCGATTTCGGCGAACTGGAAGCCCGCTGCCGGGTGCTCATGCGGCGCAACCAGGGCTTTTCCAGCAACCTCAGCCGACACGGCAATCTGTCTTTCGACCGCTCCGCCAAAGCGGTATACGTCAATGAAGAAAAGCTGGACCTGAAGAACCGCGAGTTCCGTCTTCTGGAAGTGTTTCTCGGCCATCTGGGACGGGTTATGAGCAAGGAGGAACTGGCCGACCGTCTGTTCGCCTTCGATGAATCCCCCGGACCCAACGCCATCGAACTGTATATTGCGCGCCTGCGCAAAAAGCTCGCAGAGTCCTCCGTTCAGATACGCACCTTGCGGGGATTGGGGTATCTCGCGGAATGCGATGATGACTGA
- a CDS encoding sensor histidine kinase, with amino-acid sequence MMTDSPLRPDQPVSLRNRLILGAVALILVLGTLAIIAIDGYGKRAAELSYDRLLASAAFQIADAIHVRDGVVDVDLPVAAFETLALARDDRVFYRISGPRDAYLTGYDDLPRPEASQGFSKDGARLIQQRFFTSRYLDEPVRFIVLRRLLTEADITGYITVQLGQTINARADLAEDITGKGLQLIAIASVIALGLLGYGIKRAFSPLDQIERELAARSPTDLTPLHVTPIKETWRLQQTINHFMQRLQDTLDRMQRYTGEAAHQIRTPLAGLRAALQNLRDHPDIDDPKPVYNRIMQSVDQLNTTVSQLLNQATITHRLQSEALRRIELNKVVKEACLELASHAINEKVELAFEADAEDTTLLGDAFALKQLFRNLIENAVRYSPVDSVVVVRVHQSVNRLFVEVKDHGPGIPVEYRDKVFTRFFRAPAAVGVGSGLGLAIVREIAERHNAEVGLMDNHPQGLTVRVGFRKESIHGK; translated from the coding sequence ATGATGACTGACTCGCCGTTGCGTCCGGATCAGCCGGTCTCACTGCGCAACAGGTTGATCCTGGGCGCCGTGGCGCTGATTCTGGTGCTCGGAACTCTGGCCATCATCGCTATCGACGGATACGGCAAACGCGCGGCGGAACTCTCTTATGACCGACTGCTGGCCAGCGCCGCCTTTCAGATTGCGGACGCCATACACGTTCGCGATGGCGTAGTGGATGTGGATCTGCCGGTGGCGGCCTTCGAAACCCTCGCCCTGGCCCGCGACGACCGGGTGTTCTACCGCATCAGCGGCCCTCGCGACGCCTACCTCACCGGTTACGACGACCTGCCCCGTCCTGAGGCCAGCCAAGGCTTCAGCAAAGACGGCGCGCGCCTGATCCAGCAACGATTTTTCACCAGCCGCTATCTGGACGAACCTGTGCGCTTCATCGTGTTGCGGCGCTTGTTGACGGAGGCGGACATCACCGGCTACATCACCGTGCAATTGGGACAGACCATCAACGCCCGCGCCGATCTGGCCGAGGATATCACCGGCAAAGGTTTACAACTGATCGCCATCGCTTCCGTCATCGCCCTGGGACTATTGGGCTACGGCATCAAACGCGCTTTCTCTCCCCTGGATCAGATCGAAAGAGAGCTGGCCGCGCGCTCCCCTACTGATCTGACGCCCCTGCACGTCACGCCCATCAAGGAAACCTGGCGCTTACAGCAAACTATCAATCACTTTATGCAGCGCCTGCAGGATACCCTGGACCGCATGCAGCGCTACACCGGCGAGGCGGCTCACCAGATCCGCACGCCGTTGGCGGGGTTGCGCGCGGCGTTGCAGAACCTGCGCGACCATCCCGATATCGATGACCCCAAACCCGTGTATAACCGCATCATGCAGTCGGTGGATCAACTTAACACCACCGTGTCGCAACTGCTCAATCAGGCCACTATCACCCATCGCCTGCAAAGCGAGGCGCTGCGGCGCATCGAACTCAACAAAGTGGTGAAAGAGGCCTGCCTGGAGCTGGCGTCACACGCTATCAACGAGAAAGTGGAACTGGCTTTTGAGGCGGACGCAGAGGATACGACTTTGCTTGGCGACGCCTTTGCACTGAAGCAGTTGTTCCGCAATCTGATCGAGAACGCCGTCCGCTACAGCCCGGTGGATAGCGTAGTGGTAGTACGCGTCCACCAAAGCGTCAACCGATTGTTCGTGGAAGTAAAAGACCACGGCCCAGGCATTCCTGTGGAATATCGGGACAAAGTCTTCACCCGTTTCTTTCGCGCGCCTGCCGCCGTCGGCGTCGGCAGCGGACTGGGTCTGGCCATCGTGCGCGAGATTGCGGAGCGCCATAACGCGGAGGTGGGGCTGATGGATAATCACCCTCAAGGCCTGACGGTGCGGGTAGGCTTTCGTAAGGAGAGCATCCATGGCAAATAG
- a CDS encoding ABC transporter substrate-binding protein: MANSRFGFFRTDLLCRALLVLALFGVTTARAVSGPLPVVLYPAQQKPVSVLNIHAVLDYVVMNPIIKAFQQRYPNVEIRLIEFETADLFQHTVEGSTHTTEPPDAIVGDLLISSAMDLQVKLVNDGYAQRYESPYTRRIPDWAKWRNEAFGFTFEPVVTVVNTKLLPGPPPQDRQQLLELIRSQGESLAGKIATYDIARSGVGYLFAAQDSQQATTYGRLLEAFGTHSVQLACCTGDILDGLASGQYAIGYNLLGSYTKARLASAPNLKMILPADYTLIMTRIALIHKHAVNTQNARDFLDFLLSPAGQQTLASESKLYPIDPGVHGEVTADWLNKHAPGPLKPITVGPQLLVPLDKLKRQRFLSEWRRSLERETKQ, encoded by the coding sequence ATGGCAAATAGCCGCTTCGGTTTTTTCCGTACAGATTTGCTATGCAGAGCGCTTCTCGTGCTCGCCCTCTTCGGCGTCACTACCGCACGGGCAGTGTCCGGTCCGCTGCCGGTCGTGCTTTATCCGGCGCAGCAGAAGCCGGTCAGCGTGCTCAATATTCATGCGGTGCTGGATTACGTGGTGATGAACCCCATCATCAAGGCGTTTCAGCAGCGTTATCCCAATGTGGAAATCCGACTGATTGAGTTTGAAACCGCCGACCTGTTCCAGCACACCGTGGAAGGCTCCACCCATACGACAGAACCGCCGGACGCCATCGTCGGCGACCTGCTGATCAGCTCGGCGATGGACCTGCAGGTGAAACTGGTCAATGACGGCTATGCGCAGCGCTACGAGTCCCCCTACACCCGCCGCATTCCCGACTGGGCGAAGTGGCGCAACGAGGCGTTCGGCTTTACTTTTGAACCGGTGGTGACCGTGGTGAACACTAAACTGTTGCCGGGGCCGCCACCACAGGATCGCCAACAATTGCTGGAGCTGATCCGTAGCCAGGGCGAAAGTCTGGCGGGCAAAATCGCCACCTATGATATCGCCCGCAGCGGCGTCGGTTACCTGTTCGCCGCCCAGGACAGCCAGCAGGCGACCACCTATGGCCGACTATTGGAGGCCTTCGGCACCCACTCCGTACAACTGGCCTGCTGCACCGGCGACATTCTCGACGGTCTGGCTTCCGGGCAGTACGCGATCGGCTATAATCTGCTGGGCTCGTACACCAAGGCCCGACTGGCGTCGGCGCCTAACCTGAAAATGATCCTACCGGCGGACTACACCTTGATCATGACGCGCATCGCTCTGATTCATAAGCACGCCGTCAACACGCAGAACGCCCGGGATTTCCTGGATTTTCTGCTGTCTCCGGCAGGTCAGCAGACTCTGGCCAGCGAGTCGAAACTGTATCCTATCGACCCTGGCGTGCACGGCGAAGTCACTGCGGACTGGCTGAACAAGCATGCGCCGGGGCCGCTGAAACCCATTACGGTGGGACCGCAATTGCTGGTTCCGCTGGATAAATTGAAACGGCAACGCTTTTTAAGCGAGTGGCGCCGCTCTCTGGAACGTGAAACGAAACAATGA
- a CDS encoding helix-turn-helix domain-containing protein: MKDTDLVARLGKRIQQLRKSEKLTLEQLAQQSNVSRSMLSQIERGQANPTFATLWNLTRALGIEWSELVDESEGVSHSPIEHIIAAQTPKIDNPQGGYHLSILSPPHLVGSIEWYELRMRPQGKLESQAHTQGCMEHLTVLSGQLEVVSGQQSQRLAQGDTARYHADVAHTIQNHGDSDTIALLVVMNHSHR; encoded by the coding sequence ATGAAAGACACCGATTTAGTCGCCAGACTGGGCAAACGCATTCAACAGCTCCGCAAGTCAGAAAAGCTGACTCTGGAGCAACTGGCGCAACAGTCCAACGTATCGCGCTCCATGCTGTCGCAGATCGAACGCGGCCAGGCCAACCCGACCTTCGCCACCCTGTGGAACCTCACCCGCGCCCTGGGCATTGAGTGGTCGGAGCTGGTGGATGAGAGCGAGGGGGTCTCCCACTCTCCCATCGAACACATCATCGCCGCGCAAACGCCGAAAATCGACAATCCTCAGGGCGGCTATCACCTCAGCATTCTCAGCCCGCCCCATCTGGTGGGCTCCATTGAATGGTACGAGCTGCGTATGCGTCCCCAGGGCAAACTGGAAAGCCAGGCCCATACACAGGGCTGCATGGAGCACCTCACCGTGCTAAGCGGTCAGCTTGAAGTCGTCAGCGGCCAGCAATCCCAGCGTCTGGCGCAGGGCGACACCGCCCGCTATCACGCCGACGTCGCCCACACCATTCAGAATCACGGCGACAGCGACACCATCGCTCTTTTAGTCGTGATGAATCACAGTCATCGCTAG
- a CDS encoding glycine C-acetyltransferase gives MNQTFQQQLQQTLDEIEKAGLFKKERVIDTPQAAAVKLAGDAGDKQILNLCANNYLGLADNPEVIAAAHEALDKYGFGMASVRFICGTQTLHKDLEHKIAEFLGMEDSILFAACFDANGGLFEPLLSAEDAIVSDSLNHASIIDGIRLCKAKRYRFGNRDLNDLEAQLKQARADGARNILVATDGVFSMDGYIAPLKDIVAIARKYEALVMVDDCHATGVIGPQGKGSAAYNGVEVDIITGTLGKALGGAAGGFIAASRNIIELLRQRARPYLFSNSLPPPVVAGSLKALEISIAGDHLRDKLREHAAFFRNSLSEAGFKLLPGEHAIIPVMLGDAKLAQDFAKALYEQGVYVTGFFYPVVPQGQARIRTQMNAALTREQLEQAVAAFTRVGQQLGVIGG, from the coding sequence ATGAACCAGACTTTCCAACAACAATTACAGCAAACCCTTGATGAGATTGAAAAAGCCGGCCTGTTTAAAAAGGAGCGTGTGATCGACACCCCTCAGGCGGCCGCCGTCAAGCTCGCCGGAGACGCTGGCGATAAACAAATTCTCAATCTTTGCGCGAATAATTATCTGGGCTTGGCGGACAACCCGGAAGTCATCGCTGCGGCGCATGAAGCGCTCGACAAATACGGTTTTGGCATGGCTTCCGTGCGCTTTATCTGCGGCACGCAAACGCTGCACAAAGATCTGGAGCACAAAATCGCAGAGTTCCTGGGAATGGAGGACAGCATTCTGTTCGCCGCCTGTTTCGACGCCAACGGCGGCCTGTTCGAGCCGTTATTAAGCGCTGAAGACGCTATCGTCTCCGACTCCCTGAACCATGCCTCCATCATCGACGGCATCCGTCTGTGTAAAGCCAAACGCTACCGTTTCGGCAACCGCGACCTGAACGATCTGGAAGCCCAGCTGAAACAGGCCCGCGCTGACGGCGCCCGCAATATTCTGGTGGCCACCGACGGCGTCTTCTCCATGGACGGCTATATCGCGCCGCTGAAGGACATTGTCGCCATCGCGCGTAAATACGAGGCCCTGGTGATGGTGGACGACTGTCACGCCACCGGCGTTATCGGCCCGCAGGGCAAAGGCAGCGCCGCCTACAACGGCGTGGAAGTGGACATTATTACCGGCACGCTGGGTAAAGCCCTCGGCGGCGCAGCCGGCGGCTTTATTGCAGCGAGCCGCAATATTATCGAACTGCTCCGTCAACGCGCCCGTCCCTACCTGTTCTCCAACTCCCTTCCCCCGCCTGTCGTCGCTGGCAGCCTGAAAGCCCTGGAAATTTCCATCGCCGGCGACCATCTGCGCGACAAGCTGCGCGAACACGCCGCGTTTTTCCGTAACAGCCTGAGCGAAGCCGGCTTCAAACTTCTGCCCGGCGAGCACGCCATCATCCCGGTCATGCTGGGAGACGCCAAGCTGGCGCAGGATTTCGCGAAAGCGCTGTACGAGCAAGGGGTATACGTCACTGGATTCTTCTATCCAGTGGTGCCGCAAGGTCAGGCGCGCATCCGCACCCAAATGAACGCGGCGCTGACCCGCGAACAACTGGAGCAGGCGGTGGCCGCCTTTACCCGCGTCGGTCAACAACTTGGGGTTATTGGAGGCTGA
- the tdh gene encoding L-threonine 3-dehydrogenase — translation MKALVKAQSAPGLWLQEQPVPECGPNDVIIKIKRTAICGTDIHIYNWDDWARNNVPVPLTTGHEYSGEIVEVGSHVDGLHIGQRVSGEGHVVGMLSRNARAGRFHLAPDTKGIGVNLPGAFAEYLCLPAFNVVPLPDAVSLELGAILDPLGNAVHAALAYDLVGEDVLITGAGPIGIMAAAVARFAGAHKVVITDINDYRLELAAKVADVEPVNAQRESLRDVMGRLKMKEGFDVGLEMSGIPSALNDMLDVMMMGGRISLLGLPSKPAELDLSKIVLKALQIKGIYGREMFETWYKMLAMLEAGLDIEPIITHHYDYADYEQGFEAMRSGRSGKVVLRWSD, via the coding sequence ATGAAGGCGTTGGTCAAAGCGCAATCCGCTCCCGGACTCTGGTTGCAGGAGCAGCCGGTTCCCGAGTGCGGTCCAAACGATGTGATCATCAAGATCAAGCGCACCGCGATCTGTGGCACCGACATCCACATCTACAACTGGGACGACTGGGCGCGCAATAACGTTCCCGTCCCTTTAACCACCGGTCATGAATACAGCGGTGAGATTGTGGAAGTCGGCAGTCATGTGGACGGTCTGCATATCGGACAGCGCGTTTCGGGAGAAGGTCACGTGGTGGGCATGCTCAGCCGCAACGCCCGCGCAGGACGTTTCCATCTGGCGCCGGACACCAAAGGCATCGGCGTAAACCTGCCCGGCGCTTTCGCCGAGTACCTTTGCCTGCCGGCTTTCAACGTCGTGCCCTTGCCGGACGCAGTGAGCCTGGAGCTTGGCGCGATTCTCGACCCGTTGGGCAACGCCGTACACGCGGCCCTGGCCTATGATCTGGTGGGCGAGGACGTTCTCATCACCGGCGCCGGGCCTATCGGCATCATGGCCGCCGCGGTGGCGCGCTTCGCCGGCGCTCATAAAGTAGTGATCACCGACATCAACGATTACCGCCTGGAGCTGGCGGCCAAGGTCGCGGATGTGGAGCCGGTGAACGCGCAACGGGAATCTCTGCGCGACGTCATGGGACGACTGAAAATGAAGGAAGGCTTCGATGTGGGCCTGGAAATGAGCGGTATTCCTTCAGCCCTCAACGACATGCTGGACGTAATGATGATGGGCGGACGTATTTCCCTGCTGGGTCTGCCCTCCAAGCCGGCGGAGCTGGATCTCAGCAAAATCGTGCTCAAGGCGCTGCAGATCAAAGGCATCTACGGTCGCGAGATGTTCGAGACCTGGTACAAGATGCTGGCGATGCTGGAGGCGGGACTGGATATCGAGCCGATCATTACTCACCACTACGATTACGCCGACTACGAACAAGGCTTCGAAGCCATGCGTAGCGGCCGTTCCGGCAAAGTGGTGCTGCGCTGGTCGGACTGA